The Paracholeplasma brassicae genome includes the window GAAGGCTTAGAGGCAGTTCGTAAACGTCCTGGGATGTATATCGGCTCTACTGATGCAAGAGGCTTGCATCATCTAGTTTGGGAAATTGTTGATAATGCAATTGACGAAGCTCTATCTGGGTATGGAAATGAAATCAATGTAACAATCAAAAACGACAATAGCATCGAAATTAATGATTTTGGTCGAGGATTACCGTATCGATTACACAAGAGCGGCAGACCTACGACAGAAGTCATTTTTACTGTTCTACACGCCGGAGGTAAGTTCTCAGTTGAGGGCGGCTATAAAGTCTCCGGTGGTTTACATGGTGTAGGGGCATCGGTAGTAAACGCACTATCGCAGTTTTTAGAGGTAACTATCTACCGTGATGGCTTAATCCACAAACAACGTTTTTCAGAAGGTGGCAAAGTAATATCCCCTTTAGAGGAAGTTGGAAAAACCAAGCGCACGGGAACATCAATTTGGTTCAAACCTGACCCAAAGATTTTTTCAACGACGTTATATAACTATGAGACAATTCGTGATCGCATCAGAGAAAGTGCTTTTTTAATTAAGAACATTAAAATTACACTAAACGATGAAAGAAATAACATGAAAGAAGTATTTCAATACCAACGTGGTATCAGTGAATACGTTGAGTTTCTAAATAAGGGTAAAACCACATACCATGACGTTAAGGATTTAGAAGGTGTTTATCAAATCAATAAAACAAGTGCCATTGAAGTTGAAACGGCATTTCAATTTACGAATCAATACAGCGAAACGCTGATTTCATTTGTAAATAATGTACGCACACGTGATGGCGGTACGCACGAAACCGGATTTAAATCTGCCTCAACTAGAGCAATTAATGACTATGCAAGAAAATACGGATTCTTAAAAGAAAAGGACGCTAATCTTGATGGTGTTGACATTCGTGAGGGCATTACGGCTGTAATATCGATTAGAATACCTGAAGCATTTCTCGAATTTGAAGGACAAACAAAATCGAAATTAGGTTCGCCTGAGGCAAGAAATGCAATGGAAGCCATCATCTATGAAAAACTAACCTACTATCTAGAAGAAAACGCTGAGTTTTCAAGTGGTGTGATCAAACGTTCGATTGACGCCTATAAAGTAAGAGAAGCTGCAAGAAAAGCCAGAGATGACGCAAGAAGTGACAAAAAGAAAAATAAAAAAGAAGTCACACTAAGTGGTAAACTAACACCTGCACAGGGAAAAGATAAAACAAAGAATGAATTATTCTTAGTTGAGGGTGATTCAGCTGGTGGGTCTGCAAAACAAGGTAGAGACCGCCGTTTTCAAGCCATCTTACCATTGAGAGGTAAGGTTATTAATACTGAAAAGGCAAACGTTGATGCGATTCTAAAAAATGAAGAAATAAACACGATTATTCACACCATTGGTGCGGATTTTGGTGCTGATTTTGACGTTGAAAAATCAAATTACTCTAAAGTCATTATTATGACCGATGCGGATACGGATGGTGCACACATCCAAGTCCTATTATTAACGTTTTTCTTTCGCTATATGAAACCACTAGTTGAAGCGGGTAAGCTTTATCTTGCTTGTCCACCACTATATAAAATCACAATCAAAAAAGGATCTAAATCCGAAGTTCATTACGCTTGGGATGACATAGAACTAAAAAAATATACGCAATCAAGCAATAATTTTATGCTGCAACGATACAAAGGGTTGGGCGAAATGAATTTCGATCAACTTTGGGAAACAACCATGGATCCTAAGACTCGATCATTAATCCAAGTTAAAATTGATGACGAAAGCGAAGCTGAAAAGCGCGTTTCTATTTTGATGGGCGATCAAGTTGCACCAAGAAGGACCTGGATTGAAAATAACGTCGATTTTGTTGACGAAGATGACTATCAAATCAATAAGGAGGCAATGTATGAGTAAGAAAGACATCAAAACACGCATTGATGACTTCATTGAAGAAAAAATAGTAACTGAAAAACTCGAAGACATTGTCGGTGATCGATTTGGTAGGTATTCAAAATACATTATTCAAGATCGAGCCTTACCGGATGCAAGAGACGGGTTAAAACCAGTTCAACGCCGCATTCTTTATGCCATGTACAAAATGGGTATGGGTTCAGATAAACCTTATAAAAAGTCAGCAAGAATCGCTGGTGAGGTTATGGGGAAATACCACCCACATGGTGACTCCTCAATCTATGAGGCAATGGTTCGTATGAGCCAATACTTCAAAATGGGTGTTACACTCGTAGATATGCATGGAAATAATGGTTCGATTGATGGTGATTCCGCAGCTGCTATGCGTTACACTGAGGCAAGGCTATCAAAAGAAGCGGAAGCACTTCTTGCTGATATAGAAAAAAGAACCGTGCCATTTATCCCGAATTTTGATGATGAAGAACTTGAACCTACGGTGCTTCCAGCAAAGTTTCCAAATCTTCTTGTCAATGGGGCAGCTGGTATTAGTAGTGGTTACGCAACTAAAATTCCACCTCATAACCTAAAAGAAGTCATCAAGGCGACAATTGAAAAAATTGATAAGCCAAACGTGTCTATCGATAAAATCTTACAAATTGTCACTGGACCTGATTTTCCAACAGGAGCGATTGTACAAGGAAAAGAAGGCATAAGACAAGCACTTGAAACCGGCGCAGGAAAAGTAATTGTACGATCTAAAACGGTCTACGAACAAATGGCTAAAGATCAAGTTAGAATTGTTGTTGAAGAAATACCCTACGAAGTCAATAAAGCCGAATTAGTTCGCTCTATTGACCTTTTAAGAGTCGATAAAAAGCTAGAAGATATCTTAGAAGTCAGAGACGAATCTGATAGAGAAGGCTTACGCATCTCCATTGAACTAAAAAAAGGCGCAAACGCCGATATGGTGTTAAACTACTTATTTAAGAATACAGACTTACAAGTAAATTATAATTACAACATGGTTGCGATTTCTCATCAAAGACCCGTACAA containing:
- the parE gene encoding DNA topoisomerase IV subunit B: MEDIKKNYTEDSIQILEGLEAVRKRPGMYIGSTDARGLHHLVWEIVDNAIDEALSGYGNEINVTIKNDNSIEINDFGRGLPYRLHKSGRPTTEVIFTVLHAGGKFSVEGGYKVSGGLHGVGASVVNALSQFLEVTIYRDGLIHKQRFSEGGKVISPLEEVGKTKRTGTSIWFKPDPKIFSTTLYNYETIRDRIRESAFLIKNIKITLNDERNNMKEVFQYQRGISEYVEFLNKGKTTYHDVKDLEGVYQINKTSAIEVETAFQFTNQYSETLISFVNNVRTRDGGTHETGFKSASTRAINDYARKYGFLKEKDANLDGVDIREGITAVISIRIPEAFLEFEGQTKSKLGSPEARNAMEAIIYEKLTYYLEENAEFSSGVIKRSIDAYKVREAARKARDDARSDKKKNKKEVTLSGKLTPAQGKDKTKNELFLVEGDSAGGSAKQGRDRRFQAILPLRGKVINTEKANVDAILKNEEINTIIHTIGADFGADFDVEKSNYSKVIIMTDADTDGAHIQVLLLTFFFRYMKPLVEAGKLYLACPPLYKITIKKGSKSEVHYAWDDIELKKYTQSSNNFMLQRYKGLGEMNFDQLWETTMDPKTRSLIQVKIDDESEAEKRVSILMGDQVAPRRTWIENNVDFVDEDDYQINKEAMYE